In the genome of Candidatus Pristimantibacillus lignocellulolyticus, the window TTGGTGCTGAAACAATAACACAATTAAAAAAGCATGATCGACTTATTCGTCAATAAGTTGATCATGCTTTTTTGTGCTATCGTAACAATCCTGCTCCTTGTGTTATCATCTTCGTCTCAACTTTGAATATCATCCTCTTGTAAATGTCCGGCCAATTTTCATCAAAGTCCGCTAGATCATAGGTAGCTCTGTATCGTAACCCAAAACCTAAAGGATCTACACCTGATTCTTGAATTTTTACAAGTAACTGCTGACATTTTTCTGAATATGCATTTTGTAACTCCTTAAGCACTTTATGTTGATCTTCAGATTTTTCGTTAACAGGTTCTTCTTCAAAAGTCACAGCCTGTTTAATCTTCATAATAACAGTAGGCTGTTCTTCATTTGATATGGAATATTTAGTTTTTACGTTATTTAATGATACGACGTAAGGCGGACTTGGGAATGAACCGAAAACATTTGTAATCTTTAAATGCCCAGATATTTGATTAAATAGTTGCGTTTCTTCTGGGGTTAGAATAAGGTTGATTTTTTCTTTATTAAGTAAAGCGACACGATTTACAACATAGGTAGTATCGTTCTGAATTTCAACTATAGGTAGAATGGGATCGAGACCTTTTTCATTAACTCTTCGGAAAAGATCGGTCAAAAGCTCTACATAAGTAAATGATGATTCAGTGGCATCATTACTGAAAAATAGATTCAAGGAGTTGCCTGGGAAACGTTCAACGGTTGGTTGCTTGGCAATGACACCTTCAGCGCTAGGTGACCCAATGCCAAGGGCTGCGATGTTCTGGATATCTCTTCGTCTCGACATCCAATACACAACATCTTGAATATTACGATTAGCCATCTCTTCACCGATAAGAAATACATTGCAATGGCCGAAATCGATCTCTTTATCTACTTGTGCTTTCAGCATTCGCACACCTTCAGCAATAGTTGCACTGTTTATCGCTTCGATTTGAGTTTTTGAATTACCAGGATCAATGCTGACCGAGGGTACAGCTAGCTTTATCGTTATCCGAAATGGCTTCTCATCATCACCAGAATAGTCAATGCCAGTACCAACAACAAAGTAGCGTTTATCAATATCTTTGAATCCACATCCACTGAGAAGTAAGAAACAAATCATATAAAGAAAAATGGTACTAAGAAGCAGCTTCTTTCTCATACTTTCTCACCTTTTTCCTACTTAAAATAAAGATCCAAGTTGTTGTTAATGTTTCCGAAAACAATCTAAATATTAGAAAGTAAGATGAGAATTTTAACATTTGGCCATCCTTAACCCTTAACATTATGACAAATGTTATGATAATAATGCTTCCTGCAATAATATAGTTTCGAATAGGTGCCTTCTTCTCATCAGGATTTACAACATTGTTCGGAATAATTGTTCTAATATATTCAATAACCATATGCCATCCAACCATAGTAAACGTTAGTGAAAGGTTGATGAGCACAATGAGGAAAACGAATAACATTCGCTCAATAAAGCCATACATCATACGAGTGGAATCCGCAGTTGCACTCCATAGAAAAATATAATGAGCTACCGTTTCAGTTCCATGTATCCCAATCGGTACAAAAAATGTAATTAATAATACGACAAACGCAATGATTGGATATAACCATATGTATTTGAATTTGAAATTTGGTGGTAATATTCGGTTGAAAAGACCCATATTCAAATAGCCCGTAAATACAAAAGTGGCACAAGCAAATGAAAGTAACGTTGGCATGTGATCAACATGATTAGCAATGACATGTATAGCGTCCCAATCCATCAATGGGTTTTTAATTGTTTTGTACATAACGAAAGCGATAACTGGAAGGCTCAGCACCAATGATATTTCTAAGATGAAAGCAATACTGACGGTTGAGCGAGTCGCCGCATAAGCACAAATTAATAACAGTAACATAAGCATGACATATTGATTAGCATTAGGGTTCAAAAAGCTAGTAATGATCACCGCATAGGTAGAAATAACTAATGCTCCAGCTATACCAATAAGTATTGCTTTATAGACCATAACTATGTTTACTATCCACTTTGGGTAGAAAAGGCTGAATATTTCAGGTAAACCTTTACCTGGAAATTTCGATAAACTTGACGTGAACATATATAGAAATATATATCCGAAAATCGGACTTAGAGCAATCGAAATAACAGCACCACCGTATCGATCAGATGTCAAAAAGTAGGGGATAAGTAACATCAAATTTGTAAAGCAAACAATAAAGTAGTTGTAGAAAAAGTATCGATTCATCTTGCACCTGCCTGTCCAATATCTCCTTCTTGCGGAGTGAATTTACCACGTAATCGGAAATAATACTCACCAAAACTTCTCATATTACACAAATATACAATATAGAAGTATAACCCTACGCATACGCCAGATAAGCCGAAGAAAATGGCAATAATGATAATCGGATACTTCAAGAATCTAACTGCCAATGTCATTGAATATACTGGAAGCACAAAATTACTAATGGCCATAAGTGAAGTTACAATGATCATTACACTACTCACTAATCCAGCTTGTTGAATAGCACTACCAAGTATTAGACCGCCGACGGTTGTCGATGCTGGCCCGATAAATCTCGGAATACGGATACTTGATTCCAATAGCATTTCAATCATAACGAGCATAATGAATACTTCAATGAATGATGGATATGGAACAACAGATCGACTCGCGACGAGAGAGAAGGCGAGTTGAAGTCGGAAAATTTCCGGGTTATAGGATAAGACAGCAATATATAGCCCTGGCAAAGACACTGTAATGAACAGCGCGATATACCGCACCACAATAAGGAGTCTAGTCATCCAGAATGACTCGTAGTGATCCTCAACAGCATGGATAAAGTCAAAGAATGTAACAGGTAAAATAAGCGCGTATTGAGAACCTTTTAGGATAAGCACAATTTTCCCAAGTGACAATGCTCTCGAAATACGATCGACTCTTTCAGTCATAAGTAATGTAGGGAATAACTGATATTTTTTGCTGGAAAGTAATCGTTCAAGCTCTCCAGTTGAATTAATTAAATCCAAATGAATCGCCTCTATTTTATTCATTACAAGTTTCAATGTATCTTGATTTGCTTTTCTTTGGTCATATAAAATATAAAGACTAGTCTGCGATATTGTACCTACTTGTGTTTGATCAATTGTAAGTTCTGGTGACATATATGAGTTGCGAATTAGATTGAGGGCTATGATCGGATCCTCACTAATGGAATGTTGCGGACCGCGAATAGTGCTTTCAACTTGTGTTACAGGTGCGTCGTTATATTTATAATGCATCGCATCGAATGCGTAGATTACATTTTGATGTTCTATCAAAGCTTGTCCACGTAAGATTAGATCTACCCAACTAGCAGGGTCCTCGACGATATAAAAGTTAGAATTAGATTGAAACAAACTTGAAATAGGATATTCATTTTTAGAAAAAGGAACAGTAATAAATTTATGAACTTTCGCTTCATCAACCAACGGCAAGTAAAAAGCAAGTTCAATCGTTTGTTTGTTGATGGGATGTTTTAGTTCTTTTTGAATGAGGTCTTCCGATGGTGATAAGATAACTTTTAATCGTTCAAGCATTGTACCCACCCTTTTCCAAATAATTAAAGGTAGTATGCGCTATTTTTCCTAAACTATGCTAAAATGACCGTGATTATATATGACTGACCAAGACTATTGCAGAAGGTTGGGGAGAGTAAGATGGAACAGTTGTGGCAACGACAATTTGAAAATATTATTCAAGTAAAAGTACCTGTCCCATTTTCATTGAAATGGGTAAATAGTTATCTCATAATCGAACAATCTGGTTACACCATTATTGATCCTGGGTTAAAAACAGTGGAGAGTATTGACGTATGGGAGCAAGTTCTTTCAGAACTACAGCTAGAGTGGGAACAATGTGTACAAATCATCATAACCCATCAACATCCTGATCACTTTGGATTAGCAGGTTTTGTACAGCAACGAAGCGGATCGCCTGTCTATATGACAGAAGAAGCACATCGATATACGATTAATTTATGGGGTGAGGATAGAGGGGATTATGAGCATAATATGTCAGAGCTACTACATAGACATAACGTTCCTGTGGACGTTATTCAAGCCATATTACATAATCTTCAAGAGTTCCAATCTAGAGTTGAACCTTTTCCAAATGTTACATATATTAAAGCAGGTAATCCTATTGAAATAGGGAATTGCACATGGGAGATCATAGAAACAAAAGGTCATGCCTATGGGCAAGTGATGTTCTACCAACCTAAACAGCAAATCTTAATATGTGCTGATCAAGTATTACCACATATTACGCCACATGTAGGTGTCATTCCTGGTGAAGACAGAAACGTACTAGATGAGTTTATTATGAACTTGCGTCATCTTGCAGAACTAGAAGTAAAGCTTGCCCTACCAGGGCATCGTGAGCCATTTGAATATTTTTCGAAGCGGGCATATGAAATCATTGCTCATCATGAACGTCGTCTTGATAGAATCGAACAGTATGTTATAGAACATCATGAAGTAGATGCTTTTTCTTGTTGTGAGTGGATATTTGGCACTCATCTTCGTCTGAATGCTCATAATATACGTTTTGCGCTTACTGAAATTATTGCTCATTTGGAAGAGTTGGTTCGACAAGGTCGCATCAAATCTATGCGGAAAGATGGAGGAATAATATTTACGAGAGCAATATTCGATAAGTAATTCTATCCAATAAAACTTCGAAATCATATGCTGTATATAAAGTGAAATCCAATTTATATGCGCCATAACGACAAAAAGCAAGGGAATATTCCCTTGCTTTTTTCTTTTTATACGAGTTATATTAGGTGCTTTCATTAGTTATAGAGCATTAGTCTAGCGGAGGAGTTGTAACACCTTCACGCTCAGCTTGCCTACGATGAGCATAGCGACTAGCTGCAGAAGCTGCAATCGCCCCAACGATATCATCAAGGAAAGTATGTATATCTTTATCATTTTTTTCATTAAGCTTCATCAGAATTCCAGGTTTTAATTTATCCACATAGCCGAAGTTAGTGAATCCAATACTTCCATATACATTCACAATAGATAAGGCTAATATCTCATCACAACCATATAGACCTTCGTCGTTTTCAATCATTTCTTGAAGAGGAGCAATTAATTGACCTTGTTCAGCAAGAATGTCTAATTGAATTCCCGTTAAGATAGCATTTTGAACTTCACGTTTGGAAAGCACTGCTTCAACATGAACGATACAATCTTCTACTTTAAGATCAGTTGAATAATCTTTTTGGAGAAAATGAACAAGCTCAGCGATATGGGTTGTTGTTACCCCACGTTCTTCTAATAGTTTATATGTCGCTTGTGCAACAGCATTGCTATTCAAACTATATTTACCTGTGTGTGACATATCAAAACCTCCTTAAATTTTTCTGTGCCTAACATATTAACTTCCGGGTACAGAAAAATACTTCGGAAGCATTAGCTAAAACTTTCGTTTATTAATGGATTGACCTCACTTTAAAGAAAAATACTTGATCAGCAAATGTTTTTTTGGACAATATTGGTCTAAAAATTGGAAGGGCTCGTATACATATTACTACAAAAGACAAGTTGTACAAAGTTTTTGATGAAAATAGGGGAGGATTTATACAATGGAAATGAAAAAATGGTTGCGTTCAACAGCGCTAGTAAGTTTGATGGTGGTACCGATGTTAGTTACAGGATGTGGGTTATTCTCGAAATCTGCGTCTGAGGCGATAGATCCTCCACAGACAGAAGTTATCGAAGGTCAAGACGAACAGACAAGCAGTTGGTTCAGTGATGTTGAGGGAGCAACACAATACACGGTGTATTTGCAAGATAAGAATGGTTACCTTGCTCCAATCTCACTACCAATGGCATTAGCTGAAGACGAAGTTGTAGGTATCAAGTTACTTGAAGTAATGGTAGACCAAGGTGTTTACTCAACGGCTTTACCAGTAGATTTTCGTGCATTAGTTCCACAAGGTACTGAAGTGTTGTCCTATGAATTGAATGCAGAGACAGGTATCGCTACAGTTAACTTCTCTGAACCATTTGTGGATTATAACGCTGTAGACGAGCGTGCCATTGTCGAGGCAATTACTTGGACGCTAACATCTCTTGAAGGTGTAGAAGGTGTTACGATTCAAGTTAACGGTGAAGCACTAGGTGAAATGCCTATCGCACAATATCCACTTGCGAATGTAATCGATCGTTCTATCGGAATTAACATCGAAATCGCTGAAGGTGTGAATTACTCACAAGCATCGCCAGTAACAATCTACTTCTCAGGAGAAACTGTTAATGGCGAGCAGTATTTTGTTCCAGTTACGCGTATGATTAACCGTGAAGATTCTCAAGCGGTAGCAGCGATTGAACAACTTATTGAAGGTCCACAAAATACGAAAACGTTAACTTCAGTAATTCTTCCAGATGTAGAAGTAACTTCAATCGAGGAATATGATGGTGTTGTTCATATTGATCTACAAGATGATGCTTATGAACCAGGATTATTCGTACCTTCTCAATTGTTACAAGCAGTTATTCTGTCTGTTGCTGAAAACACTGGAGTAGCATCCGTTCAAGTGCGAATGAATGGCGACATAAATATTTTCGATGAAAACAATAATTCTTATAGTACTCCAGTAAGTATTCCAATGAATGTGAATGCTTTGAAAATGTAATTTGCTCGTGAAATCCTCTCTATTGAACATACTGTCATTATTCCATGAGAAATTGTGGATAATACATTATGATATAGAGAGGATTTTTATTTATTTACAATTTTTTCTTTATATGTAAAATTAATAAGATATAATGATGAGATGTTGTTAACTTTAAGAACTATTTATTAGGGGGCATTATGAATGGCTTTTATTATTGTGTTCATAACACCAATAGTTGCAATTATGTTTTTTGTTAATGTTGTATCATTAGCCAAAAAAATTAAAAAAGGTGATGAGAATACTGCGAACAATACAGGTTGGGGTGCACTTATGCTGGGCTATATTGTATTCTCTATCATAATATCGTCAGGACTATTTTCTAATTGAGAGGTGTATATCGTTTGAAAAAGAAACTTATCATTGCTACGGTTTCGATGAGTATTATTGTAACAGGGACAGCTATAATCTACACACAAACTTCAAGTGCTCCATCAACTTCGCATAAGGATTTAATAAGTGTGCACGAATTTGAACAAATGTCAGATCTAATTATTAAAGTGAATAAAGGTGAACTACCAGTTAGTGCTCTGAAAGATGCTAAGCGACTCATAGACAAAGATGGTTTACAACAATTATCTGCTACTGTTAGGGAGCAATATATCGAGCTACAGTAGTTTCATCAAGTAATAACAACATTAAACAATAATTGAAAGAAGCTAATCTACTGTCAATCGACGTGAGATTAGCTTCTTTCTTTGCACCATATTCTTTTTGGCTTATTAAAACCTTGTTAATTATTGGATACATAATAAGGGTTTCGGTTTTGAGGGTAATGGTTAACATAGCCTCAGACGTGTGCTAATTGCAGTAAAACAGGCTAAGTCATTGAATTAATGTCTGTTAAGATTGTTTGAGGGAGTAGGTTAAGGCAGCGAATAGTAGGCAAGTATGAATAGCTAGATACAATTTACTGGTGCATTTACATATGTGCTTTGTTACAAT includes:
- a CDS encoding spore germination protein, encoding MLERLKVILSPSEDLIQKELKHPINKQTIELAFYLPLVDEAKVHKFITVPFSKNEYPISSLFQSNSNFYIVEDPASWVDLILRGQALIEHQNVIYAFDAMHYKYNDAPVTQVESTIRGPQHSISEDPIIALNLIRNSYMSPELTIDQTQVGTISQTSLYILYDQRKANQDTLKLVMNKIEAIHLDLINSTGELERLLSSKKYQLFPTLLMTERVDRISRALSLGKIVLILKGSQYALILPVTFFDFIHAVEDHYESFWMTRLLIVVRYIALFITVSLPGLYIAVLSYNPEIFRLQLAFSLVASRSVVPYPSFIEVFIMLVMIEMLLESSIRIPRFIGPASTTVGGLILGSAIQQAGLVSSVMIIVTSLMAISNFVLPVYSMTLAVRFLKYPIIIIAIFFGLSGVCVGLYFYIVYLCNMRSFGEYYFRLRGKFTPQEGDIGQAGAR
- a CDS encoding Ger(x)C family spore germination protein, with the translated sequence MRKKLLLSTIFLYMICFLLLSGCGFKDIDKRYFVVGTGIDYSGDDEKPFRITIKLAVPSVSIDPGNSKTQIEAINSATIAEGVRMLKAQVDKEIDFGHCNVFLIGEEMANRNIQDVVYWMSRRRDIQNIAALGIGSPSAEGVIAKQPTVERFPGNSLNLFFSNDATESSFTYVELLTDLFRRVNEKGLDPILPIVEIQNDTTYVVNRVALLNKEKINLILTPEETQLFNQISGHLKITNVFGSFPSPPYVVSLNNVKTKYSISNEEQPTVIMKIKQAVTFEEEPVNEKSEDQHKVLKELQNAYSEKCQQLLVKIQESGVDPLGFGLRYRATYDLADFDENWPDIYKRMIFKVETKMITQGAGLLR
- a CDS encoding GerMN domain-containing protein, yielding MEMKKWLRSTALVSLMVVPMLVTGCGLFSKSASEAIDPPQTEVIEGQDEQTSSWFSDVEGATQYTVYLQDKNGYLAPISLPMALAEDEVVGIKLLEVMVDQGVYSTALPVDFRALVPQGTEVLSYELNAETGIATVNFSEPFVDYNAVDERAIVEAITWTLTSLEGVEGVTIQVNGEALGEMPIAQYPLANVIDRSIGINIEIAEGVNYSQASPVTIYFSGETVNGEQYFVPVTRMINREDSQAVAAIEQLIEGPQNTKTLTSVILPDVEVTSIEEYDGVVHIDLQDDAYEPGLFVPSQLLQAVILSVAENTGVASVQVRMNGDINIFDENNNSYSTPVSIPMNVNALKM
- a CDS encoding phosphatidylglycerophosphatase A, with protein sequence MSHTGKYSLNSNAVAQATYKLLEERGVTTTHIAELVHFLQKDYSTDLKVEDCIVHVEAVLSKREVQNAILTGIQLDILAEQGQLIAPLQEMIENDEGLYGCDEILALSIVNVYGSIGFTNFGYVDKLKPGILMKLNEKNDKDIHTFLDDIVGAIAASAASRYAHRRQAEREGVTTPPLD
- a CDS encoding spore germination protein, with protein sequence MNRYFFYNYFIVCFTNLMLLIPYFLTSDRYGGAVISIALSPIFGYIFLYMFTSSLSKFPGKGLPEIFSLFYPKWIVNIVMVYKAILIGIAGALVISTYAVIITSFLNPNANQYVMLMLLLLICAYAATRSTVSIAFILEISLVLSLPVIAFVMYKTIKNPLMDWDAIHVIANHVDHMPTLLSFACATFVFTGYLNMGLFNRILPPNFKFKYIWLYPIIAFVVLLITFFVPIGIHGTETVAHYIFLWSATADSTRMMYGFIERMLFVFLIVLINLSLTFTMVGWHMVIEYIRTIIPNNVVNPDEKKAPIRNYIIAGSIIIITFVIMLRVKDGQMLKFSSYFLIFRLFSETLTTTWIFILSRKKVRKYEKEAAS
- a CDS encoding MBL fold metallo-hydrolase; translation: MEQLWQRQFENIIQVKVPVPFSLKWVNSYLIIEQSGYTIIDPGLKTVESIDVWEQVLSELQLEWEQCVQIIITHQHPDHFGLAGFVQQRSGSPVYMTEEAHRYTINLWGEDRGDYEHNMSELLHRHNVPVDVIQAILHNLQEFQSRVEPFPNVTYIKAGNPIEIGNCTWEIIETKGHAYGQVMFYQPKQQILICADQVLPHITPHVGVIPGEDRNVLDEFIMNLRHLAELEVKLALPGHREPFEYFSKRAYEIIAHHERRLDRIEQYVIEHHEVDAFSCCEWIFGTHLRLNAHNIRFALTEIIAHLEELVRQGRIKSMRKDGGIIFTRAIFDK